In the genome of Drosophila pseudoobscura strain MV-25-SWS-2005 chromosome 3, UCI_Dpse_MV25, whole genome shotgun sequence, one region contains:
- the Patronin gene encoding patronin isoform X49, translating to MDAAESQEIRQARQRASVKWLLSKAFNNRVPDNLKEPFYRDHENQERLKPQIIVELGNATLYCQTLSNLYSDPNYQSLNHWSIIQTLARKGVPVAESSDMPITETVLIQTNPLRINAHMSVIESLMVLYAKEISSGDRIMSAIRRISGSNYQTPPGQTYEQALLAWISHACAALKKRIIKEVETGLPDENGTRLQTPDIPPVRDFQDLCDGICLALLIAYYCPKVVPWTMVRINYLPAVEDSIHNILLVSNFSQKHLPYGVFHMTPEDVTFMRGSMKLNLVLLLTDLFNLFEIHPAKCVCYPGMDGQVPHSNSFSGGLNRRSTPPNEHQQQQHQQTVVQANSNHFDGNQGEAFVVHKSRGITTLSSMHSQQQQQHHHQQQHQQQQQFHQQQQSQLQQQLQQQQQQQQQEPLVPARLRQAKEKTNVESKADERGDFVAAGRPSNWEQSRRPSFAGRRSRRNSSSEDSQLTIENFGGSQDQLHTLGGRFDRDRERDRDRDRERKFSNTSIAEPAVAVRSSIADARGTLQLGYDTDSGSEKQDRETEKYSMRRQASVDNVPTVSAHNLSNASSPLPQARNKQHSSDKDYSHSVADTYNDARSSAYDPESTPVRKSSTSSMPASPAAWQLDVGDEDMRSLENATKLSTIRMKLEEKRRRIEQDKRKIEMALLRHQEKEDLESCPEVMKWETMSNESKRTPDMDPVDLDKYQAYNAPVSAYSSRPPSRDPYQQQHQQQQPMAMPQPMQFVNEHGQYMSPPQPSHYQPQSIYSDNGAPYNNHSPHYGAAAPPQYRSSVVFDDYGQPTNHFYLHESSPQAQPQVHPQRRTWAHSAAAAAYEQQQQIQQPMVDVNAWQSQQQQQQHHQQQKKAQQPWMNRPPSSAGGAAQGSFMLHQNGGGGAGGGGGGGGELQHLFQVQASPQHSQRQLGGGANGVQRQQSLTNLRDNRSPKSQHQPQTMGMAMQQEDMMAPQSICFIGDEEDVDEVERNIIESMQATRISDFVLQQQQQQQHHQQQLQLQQQQQRLQGGRGSSSEDYDSGEMISNKLNITSGNLTYRIPSPSRPSIQANSFQDPRDSEDQPAEKGFYISFDDDQPKRPKPPLRAKRSPKKEALPLGGSSSSIRDRDSVDHQTLLKRESLSQLHNNNNNNGSEDGHKSAGANRHSIHGLNHSNSVKSPGNATYNKYTDEAPIQLRHLAVSGSDPFGHEPHPHPHPQPMQQQPMSPTRIQQSNNSAEAAKNKALVIGADATNLDPESVDEMERRKEKIMLLSLQRRQQQEEAKARKEIEASQKREKEREKEEERARKKEDQMARRAAILEQHRLKKAIEEAEREGKTLDRPDLHVKLQPQSSSATNPRLRQQRTTRPRPKTIHVDDASVDISEASSISSRGKKGSSSNLTDSGLGRATPPRRAPSPGMGASGPKLYKQPAAKSNRGIILNAVEYCVFPGAVNREAKQKVLEKIARSEAKHFLVLFRDAGCQFRALYSYMPESGDQVTKLYGTGPSQVDEVMFDKFFKYNSGGKCFSQVHTKHLTVTIDAFTIHNSLWQGKRVQLPSKKDMALVI from the exons ATGGATGCCGCCGAATCACAGGAAATACGACAG GCTCGTCAACGCGCTTCCGTCAAGTGGCTGCTCTCGAAGGCCTTCAACAATCGCGTGCCGGACAACCTGAAGGAGCCCTTCTATCGCGACCATGAGAATCAGGAGCGCCTCAAGCCCCAGATCATTGTGGAGCTGGGCAACGCCACGCTGTACTGCCAGACGTTGTCCAATCTGTACTCAGATCCCAACTACCAAAGCTTGAATCACTGGTCAATAATACAGACGCTAGCGCGCAAGGGTGTCCCGGTGGCCGAGTCCTCGGACATGCCCATTACCGAAACGGTATTAATTCAAACGAATCCGTTGCGAATT AACGCCCACATGTCTGTGATAGAATCGCTGATGGTTTTGTATGCCAAGGAGATATCATCGGGTGACCGCATCATGTCGGCCATCAGAAG AATATCTGGCAGCAATTACCAGACGCCTCCTGGCCAAACGTATGAGCAAGCTCTGCTGGCTTGGATTTCGCATGCCTGCGCCGCTCTGAAGAAGCGCATCATCAAGGAGGTGGAGACAGGGCTGCCCGATGAGAAT GGCACGCGTCTGCAGACGCCGGACATACCGCCAGTGAGGGACTTCCAGGATCTGTGCGATGGCATCTGCCTGGCGCTGCTCATCGCCTACTACTGCCCCAAGGTGGTGCCCTGGACGATGGTGCGCATCAACTATCTGCCCGCTGTCGAGGACTCCATACACAATATCCTGCTCGTGAGCAATTTCTCACAGAAGCATCTGCCATATGGCGTCTTCCACATGACGCCCGAGGATGTGACCTTCATGAGGGG ATCGATGAAACTGAATCTGGTACTGCTGCTCACGGATCTGTTCAATCTGTTCGAGATACATCCGGCGAAGTGTGTCTGCTACCCGGGCATGGATGGTCAGG TTCCGCATTCGAATTCATTCAGCGGCGGCTTAAATCGCAGATCCACCCCGCCAAAcgaacaccaacaacaacaacaccaacagacGGTTGTTCAAGCAAATTCGAATCATTTCGATGGTAATCAAGGCGAAG CCTTCGTCGTGCACAAGTCGCGTGGCATCACCACACTCTCATCCATGcactcgcagcagcagcagcaacaccaccaccaacagcagcatcagcaacagcaacagttccaccagcagcagcagtcgcagctacagcaacagctacagcagcaacagcagcagcagcagcaggagccctTGGTTCCGGCTCGCTTGCGTCAGGCTAAAGAAAAGACCAATGTCGAGTCCAAGGCGGATGAGAGAG GCGATTTTGTCGCTGCGGGTCGACCAAGTAACTGGGAACAGAGCCGTCGGCCAAGCTTTGCAG GGCGCCGCTCGCGCAGGAACTCCTCCAGCGAGGACTCTCAGCTGACCATCGAGAACTTTGGCGGCTCCCAGGATCAGCTGCACACGCTGGGAGGCAGATTCGATCGGGATCGCGAACGGGAccgagacagggacagggagcgGAAGTTTTCCAACACCAGCATAG CTGAACCCGCTGTGGCCGTGCGCTCCTCCATTGCCGATGCCCGGGGCACGCTGCAGCTTGGCTACGACACGGATTCGGGCTCGGAGAAGCAGGACCGCGAGACGGAGAAGTATTCAATGCGTCGGCAGGCGAG TGTCGACAATGTGCCCACGGTGTCGGCTCACAATCTATCGAATGCGAGCAGCCCCTTGCCACAGGCACGGAACAAGCAACATTCCAGCGACAAAGACTACAGCCACAGCGTGGCGGACACCTACAACGACGCCCGCTCCAGTGCCTACGATCCGGAGAGCACCCCAGTGCGCAAGTCCTCCACCAGCAGCATGCCAGCGAGCCCCGCAGCCTGGCAGCTGGACGTGGGCGATGAGGACATGCGCTCGCTGGAGAACGCCACCAAGCTGTCCACCATACGCATGAAGCTGGAGGAGAAGCGTCGTCGCATTGAGCAGGACAAGCGGAAGATCGAAATGGCCCTGCTCAGGCACCAGGAGAAG GAGGATCTGGAATCTTGTCCGGAGGTTATGAAGTGGGAAACCATGAGCAATGAATCGAAGCGCACGCCGGACATGGATCCCGTTGACTTGGACAAGTACCAG GCCTACAATGCCCCAGTCAGTGCGTACAGCTCCCGTCCGCCCAGCCGCGATCCCtatcagcagcaacaccagcagcagcagcccatgGCCATGCCCCAGCCGATGCAGTTCGTCAATGAGCACGGCCAGTACATGTCGCCGCCGCAGCCCTCCCACTACCAGCCGCAGAGCATCTACAGCGACAATGGAGCGCCCTACAACAACCACTCGCCGCACTACGGAGCGGCTGCTCCTCCGCAGTACAGGAGCAGTGTGGTCTTCGATGACTATGGCCAGCCCACGAACCACTTCTACCTGCATGAGTCCTcgccacaggcacagccacaggtCCATCCCCAGCGCCGCACCTGGGCGCactcagcagcagccgccgcctacgagcagcagcagcagatacagCAGCCGATGGTGGATGTGAATGCGTGGCagtcacagcagcagcagcaacagcaccaccagcagcagaagaaggcccAGCAGCCCTGGATGAACAGGCCTCCCTCCAGCGCGGGAGGAGCGGCCCAGGGCAGCTTTATGCTGCACCAGAACGGGGGAGGAGGTGCTggaggtggtggcggcggcggaggcgagCTCCAGCATCTGTTCCAGGTGCAGGCCTCGCCGCAGCACTCGCAGCGCCAGTTGGGTGGGGGGGCCAACGGGGTGCAGAGACAGCAGTCACTGACCAATCTGCGCGACAATCGCTCGCCCAAGTCCCAGCACCAGCCGCAGACCATGGGCATGGCCATGCAGCAGGAGGACATGATGGCACCGCAGAGCATTTGCTTCATtggcgacgaggaggatgtGGACGAGGTGGAGCGCAACATCATCGAGTCCATGCAGGCCACACGCATCTCGGACTTTgtgcttcagcagcagcagcaacagcaacatcaccagcagcaactgcaactgcagcagcagcagcagcgtctgcAGGGCGGAAGGGGCAGTAGTTCGGAGGACTACGACAGCGGCGAGATGATTTCCAACAAGCTGAACATCACCAGCGGAAATCTCACCTACCGCATACCTTCGCCCTCGCGCCCCTCCATTCAGGCCAACAGTTTCCAGGACCCGCGCGACAGCGAGGATCAGCCGGCCGAGAAGGGCTTCTACATCTCCTTCGACGACGACCAGCCCAAGCGTCCAAAGCCGCCGCTGCGCGCCAAGCGCTCGCCCAAGAAGGAGGCCCTGCCGTtgggcggcagcagcagcagcatccgggacagggacagcgTGGACCACCAGACTCTTCTCAAACGGGAGTCCCTAAGTCAACtgcacaacaacaataacaacaacggCAGCGAGGATGGCCACAAGTCAGCAGGGGCCAACAGGCACAGCATCCACGGCCTCAACCACTCCAACAGTGTCAAATCGCCCGGTAATGCCACCTACAACAAGTACACGGACGAGGCGCCCATCCAACTACGCCATCTGGCCGTATCGGGCTCGGATCCATTTGGCCATgagccacacccacatccacacccacagcccatgcagcagcagcccatgTCACCCACGCGAATCCAGCAGAGCAACAACAGTGCCGAGGCGGCCAAGAACAAGGCGCTGGTGATTGGAGCCGACGCCACCAACCTAGATCCG GAGTCTGTGGATGAAATGGAGCGACGAAAAGAGAAGATCATGCTGCTGTCCCTGCAGCGGcgtcagcagcaggaggaggccaaGGCACGCAAGGAGATAGAGGCCTCGCAGAAGCGGGAAAAGGAgcgggagaaggaggaggagcgcgcACGCAAGAAGGAGGATCAAATGGCGCGACGAGCGGCCATATTGGAACAGCATAGACTCAAGAAAGCCATCGAAGAGGCCGAAAGAGAG GGTAAAACCCTGGATCGGCCCGATCTGCATGTGAAACTGCAACCCCAGTCATCTAGTGCAACGAATCCGCGACTCCGGCAGCAGCGCACGACACGTCCCAGGCCCAAGACCATTCATGTGGACGATGCCAGTGTGGACATCAGTGAGGCTTCGAGCATCTCTAGTCGGGGCAAGAAGGGCTCCAGCTCGAATCTAACCG ATTCGGGACTGGGACGCGCCACACCGCCGAGGCGCGCACCCTCGCCTGGAATGGGCGCTTCAG GTCCAAAACTCTACAAGCAACCAGCGGCCAAATCCAATCGCGGCATTATACTGAATGCCGTCGAATACTGCGTCTTTCCGGGCGCCGTCAACCGTGAGGCCAAACAGAAAGTGCTCGAGAAGATAGCACGCTCGGAGGCGAAACACTTCCTAGTACTCTTCCGCGATGCGGGCTGCCAGTTCCGCGCCCTCTACAGCTACATGCCCGAGTCCGGGGACCAGGTGACCAAGCTGTACGGCACCGGACCTAGTCAAGTAGACGAAGTCATGTTCGATAAGTTCTTCAA ATACAACTCAGGGGGCAAGTGCTTCTCGCAAGTGCACACCAAGCATCTGACCGTCACCATCGACGCCTTCACAATACACAACTCGCTCTGGCAGGGCAAGCGGGTGCAGTTGCCCAGCAAAAAGGACATGGCGCTTGTGATCTAA
- the Patronin gene encoding patronin isoform X46, whose protein sequence is MDAAESQEIRQARQRASVKWLLSKAFNNRVPDNLKEPFYRDHENQERLKPQIIVELGNATLYCQTLSNLYSDPNYQSLNHWSIIQTLARKGVPVAESSDMPITETVLIQTNPLRINAHMSVIESLMVLYAKEISSGDRIMSAIRRISGSNYQTPPGQTYEQALLAWISHACAALKKRIIKEVETGLPDENGTRLQTPDIPPVRDFQDLCDGICLALLIAYYCPKVVPWTMVRINYLPAVEDSIHNILLVSNFSQKHLPYGVFHMTPEDVTFMRGSMKLNLVLLLTDLFNLFEIHPAKCVCYPGMDGQVPHSNSFSGGLNRRSTPPNEHQQQQHQQTVVQANSNHFDGNQGEAFVVHKSRGITTLSSMHSQQQQQHHHQQQHQQQQQFHQQQQSQLQQQLQQQQQQQQQEPLVPARLRQAKEKTNVESKADERGDFVAAGRPSNWEQSRRPSFAGRRSRRNSSSEDSQLTIENFGGSQDQLHTLGGRFDRDRERDRDRDRERKFSNTSIAEPAVAVRSSIADARGTLQLGYDTDSGSEKQDRETEKYSMRRQASVDNVPTVSAHNLSNASSPLPQARNKQHSSDKDYSHSVADTYNDARSSAYDPESTPVRKSSTSSMPASPAAWQLDVGDEDMRSLENATKLSTIRMKLEEKRRRIEQDKRKIEMALLRHQEKEDLESCPEVMKWETMSNESKRTPDMDPVDLDKYQQSIAIMNMNLQDIQQDIHRLATQQSQMQAQHLQAQQLLQAQQIANMLNQQQTYGSQQHLSDHHYQQQQRPMQQSFGSSPHLPQAYNAPVSAYSSRPPSRDPYQQQHQQQQPMAMPQPMQFVNEHGQYMSPPQPSHYQPQSIYSDNGAPYNNHSPHYGAAAPPQYRSSVVFDDYGQPTNHFYLHESSPQAQPQVHPQRRTWAHSAAAAAYEQQQQIQQPMVDVNAWQSQQQQQQHHQQQKKAQQPWMNRPPSSAGGAAQGSFMLHQNGGGGAGGGGGGGGELQHLFQVQASPQHSQRQLGGGANGVQRQQSLTNLRDNRSPKSQHQPQTMGMAMQQEDMMAPQSICFIGDEEDVDEVERNIIESMQATRISDFVLQQQQQQQHHQQQLQLQQQQQRLQGGRGSSSEDYDSGEMISNKLNITSGNLTYRIPSPSRPSIQANSFQDPRDSEDQPAEKGFYISFDDDQPKRPKPPLRAKRSPKKEALPLGGSSSSIRDRDSVDHQTLLKRESLSQLHNNNNNNGSEDGHKSAGANRHSIHGLNHSNSVKSPGNATYNKYTDEAPIQLRHLAVSGSDPFGHEPHPHPHPQPMQQQPMSPTRIQQSNNSAEAAKNKALVIGADATNLDPESVDEMERRKEKIMLLSLQRRQQQEEAKARKEIEASQKREKEREKEEERARKKEDQMARRAAILEQHRLKKAIEEAEREGKTLDRPDLHVKLQPQSSSATNPRLRQQRTTRPRPKTIHVDDASVDISEASSISSRGKKGSSSNLTGYGQLSSNSMKRDYYRGSQDSLTVKESPDDYPSTSSTPIGRRGSYKTSREPAAVERGRTLSRISVAKGSTLNFRGRKSNSLMNLCGPKLYKQPAAKSNRGIILNAVEYCVFPGAVNREAKQKVLEKIARSEAKHFLVLFRDAGCQFRALYSYMPESGDQVTKLYGTGPSQVDEVMFDKFFKYNSGGKCFSQVHTKHLTVTIDAFTIHNSLWQGKRVQLPSKKDMALVI, encoded by the exons ATGGATGCCGCCGAATCACAGGAAATACGACAG GCTCGTCAACGCGCTTCCGTCAAGTGGCTGCTCTCGAAGGCCTTCAACAATCGCGTGCCGGACAACCTGAAGGAGCCCTTCTATCGCGACCATGAGAATCAGGAGCGCCTCAAGCCCCAGATCATTGTGGAGCTGGGCAACGCCACGCTGTACTGCCAGACGTTGTCCAATCTGTACTCAGATCCCAACTACCAAAGCTTGAATCACTGGTCAATAATACAGACGCTAGCGCGCAAGGGTGTCCCGGTGGCCGAGTCCTCGGACATGCCCATTACCGAAACGGTATTAATTCAAACGAATCCGTTGCGAATT AACGCCCACATGTCTGTGATAGAATCGCTGATGGTTTTGTATGCCAAGGAGATATCATCGGGTGACCGCATCATGTCGGCCATCAGAAG AATATCTGGCAGCAATTACCAGACGCCTCCTGGCCAAACGTATGAGCAAGCTCTGCTGGCTTGGATTTCGCATGCCTGCGCCGCTCTGAAGAAGCGCATCATCAAGGAGGTGGAGACAGGGCTGCCCGATGAGAAT GGCACGCGTCTGCAGACGCCGGACATACCGCCAGTGAGGGACTTCCAGGATCTGTGCGATGGCATCTGCCTGGCGCTGCTCATCGCCTACTACTGCCCCAAGGTGGTGCCCTGGACGATGGTGCGCATCAACTATCTGCCCGCTGTCGAGGACTCCATACACAATATCCTGCTCGTGAGCAATTTCTCACAGAAGCATCTGCCATATGGCGTCTTCCACATGACGCCCGAGGATGTGACCTTCATGAGGGG ATCGATGAAACTGAATCTGGTACTGCTGCTCACGGATCTGTTCAATCTGTTCGAGATACATCCGGCGAAGTGTGTCTGCTACCCGGGCATGGATGGTCAGG TTCCGCATTCGAATTCATTCAGCGGCGGCTTAAATCGCAGATCCACCCCGCCAAAcgaacaccaacaacaacaacaccaacagacGGTTGTTCAAGCAAATTCGAATCATTTCGATGGTAATCAAGGCGAAG CCTTCGTCGTGCACAAGTCGCGTGGCATCACCACACTCTCATCCATGcactcgcagcagcagcagcaacaccaccaccaacagcagcatcagcaacagcaacagttccaccagcagcagcagtcgcagctacagcaacagctacagcagcaacagcagcagcagcagcaggagccctTGGTTCCGGCTCGCTTGCGTCAGGCTAAAGAAAAGACCAATGTCGAGTCCAAGGCGGATGAGAGAG GCGATTTTGTCGCTGCGGGTCGACCAAGTAACTGGGAACAGAGCCGTCGGCCAAGCTTTGCAG GGCGCCGCTCGCGCAGGAACTCCTCCAGCGAGGACTCTCAGCTGACCATCGAGAACTTTGGCGGCTCCCAGGATCAGCTGCACACGCTGGGAGGCAGATTCGATCGGGATCGCGAACGGGAccgagacagggacagggagcgGAAGTTTTCCAACACCAGCATAG CTGAACCCGCTGTGGCCGTGCGCTCCTCCATTGCCGATGCCCGGGGCACGCTGCAGCTTGGCTACGACACGGATTCGGGCTCGGAGAAGCAGGACCGCGAGACGGAGAAGTATTCAATGCGTCGGCAGGCGAG TGTCGACAATGTGCCCACGGTGTCGGCTCACAATCTATCGAATGCGAGCAGCCCCTTGCCACAGGCACGGAACAAGCAACATTCCAGCGACAAAGACTACAGCCACAGCGTGGCGGACACCTACAACGACGCCCGCTCCAGTGCCTACGATCCGGAGAGCACCCCAGTGCGCAAGTCCTCCACCAGCAGCATGCCAGCGAGCCCCGCAGCCTGGCAGCTGGACGTGGGCGATGAGGACATGCGCTCGCTGGAGAACGCCACCAAGCTGTCCACCATACGCATGAAGCTGGAGGAGAAGCGTCGTCGCATTGAGCAGGACAAGCGGAAGATCGAAATGGCCCTGCTCAGGCACCAGGAGAAG GAGGATCTGGAATCTTGTCCGGAGGTTATGAAGTGGGAAACCATGAGCAATGAATCGAAGCGCACGCCGGACATGGATCCCGTTGACTTGGACAAGTACCAG CAAAGCATCGCCATCATGAACATGAATCTGCAGGATATCCAGCAGGATATCCACCGCCTGGCCACGCAGCAGAGCCAGATGCAGGCCCAGCACCTGCAGGCGCAGCAGCTCCTGCAGGCCCAGCAAATAGCCAATATGCTGAACCAG caacagacgTATGGGTCGCAGCAGCACCTGTCTGACCACcactaccagcagcagcagagacccATGCAGCAAAGCTTTGGCTCATCGCCGCATCTTCCGCAGGCCTACAATGCCCCAGTCAGTGCGTACAGCTCCCGTCCGCCCAGCCGCGATCCCtatcagcagcaacaccagcagcagcagcccatgGCCATGCCCCAGCCGATGCAGTTCGTCAATGAGCACGGCCAGTACATGTCGCCGCCGCAGCCCTCCCACTACCAGCCGCAGAGCATCTACAGCGACAATGGAGCGCCCTACAACAACCACTCGCCGCACTACGGAGCGGCTGCTCCTCCGCAGTACAGGAGCAGTGTGGTCTTCGATGACTATGGCCAGCCCACGAACCACTTCTACCTGCATGAGTCCTcgccacaggcacagccacaggtCCATCCCCAGCGCCGCACCTGGGCGCactcagcagcagccgccgcctacgagcagcagcagcagatacagCAGCCGATGGTGGATGTGAATGCGTGGCagtcacagcagcagcagcaacagcaccaccagcagcagaagaaggcccAGCAGCCCTGGATGAACAGGCCTCCCTCCAGCGCGGGAGGAGCGGCCCAGGGCAGCTTTATGCTGCACCAGAACGGGGGAGGAGGTGCTggaggtggtggcggcggcggaggcgagCTCCAGCATCTGTTCCAGGTGCAGGCCTCGCCGCAGCACTCGCAGCGCCAGTTGGGTGGGGGGGCCAACGGGGTGCAGAGACAGCAGTCACTGACCAATCTGCGCGACAATCGCTCGCCCAAGTCCCAGCACCAGCCGCAGACCATGGGCATGGCCATGCAGCAGGAGGACATGATGGCACCGCAGAGCATTTGCTTCATtggcgacgaggaggatgtGGACGAGGTGGAGCGCAACATCATCGAGTCCATGCAGGCCACACGCATCTCGGACTTTgtgcttcagcagcagcagcaacagcaacatcaccagcagcaactgcaactgcagcagcagcagcagcgtctgcAGGGCGGAAGGGGCAGTAGTTCGGAGGACTACGACAGCGGCGAGATGATTTCCAACAAGCTGAACATCACCAGCGGAAATCTCACCTACCGCATACCTTCGCCCTCGCGCCCCTCCATTCAGGCCAACAGTTTCCAGGACCCGCGCGACAGCGAGGATCAGCCGGCCGAGAAGGGCTTCTACATCTCCTTCGACGACGACCAGCCCAAGCGTCCAAAGCCGCCGCTGCGCGCCAAGCGCTCGCCCAAGAAGGAGGCCCTGCCGTtgggcggcagcagcagcagcatccgggacagggacagcgTGGACCACCAGACTCTTCTCAAACGGGAGTCCCTAAGTCAACtgcacaacaacaataacaacaacggCAGCGAGGATGGCCACAAGTCAGCAGGGGCCAACAGGCACAGCATCCACGGCCTCAACCACTCCAACAGTGTCAAATCGCCCGGTAATGCCACCTACAACAAGTACACGGACGAGGCGCCCATCCAACTACGCCATCTGGCCGTATCGGGCTCGGATCCATTTGGCCATgagccacacccacatccacacccacagcccatgcagcagcagcccatgTCACCCACGCGAATCCAGCAGAGCAACAACAGTGCCGAGGCGGCCAAGAACAAGGCGCTGGTGATTGGAGCCGACGCCACCAACCTAGATCCG GAGTCTGTGGATGAAATGGAGCGACGAAAAGAGAAGATCATGCTGCTGTCCCTGCAGCGGcgtcagcagcaggaggaggccaaGGCACGCAAGGAGATAGAGGCCTCGCAGAAGCGGGAAAAGGAgcgggagaaggaggaggagcgcgcACGCAAGAAGGAGGATCAAATGGCGCGACGAGCGGCCATATTGGAACAGCATAGACTCAAGAAAGCCATCGAAGAGGCCGAAAGAGAG GGTAAAACCCTGGATCGGCCCGATCTGCATGTGAAACTGCAACCCCAGTCATCTAGTGCAACGAATCCGCGACTCCGGCAGCAGCGCACGACACGTCCCAGGCCCAAGACCATTCATGTGGACGATGCCAGTGTGGACATCAGTGAGGCTTCGAGCATCTCTAGTCGGGGCAAGAAGGGCTCCAGCTCGAATCTAACCG GCTACGGTCAACTAAGCTCAAATTCAATGAAAAGAGATTATTACAGGGGCTCGCAAGACTCCCTCACAGTGAAAG AGTCACCCGATGATTATCCCAGTACAAGTTCAACTCCGATTGGGCGACGGGGATCCTATAAAACTTCCAGAG AGCCAGCAGCCGTCGAGCGGGGCCGCACTCTGTCGCGTATCTCCGTCGCTAAGGGGAGCACACTTAATTTCCGGGGCCGAAAGTCCAATTCGCTAATGAATCTGTGCG GTCCAAAACTCTACAAGCAACCAGCGGCCAAATCCAATCGCGGCATTATACTGAATGCCGTCGAATACTGCGTCTTTCCGGGCGCCGTCAACCGTGAGGCCAAACAGAAAGTGCTCGAGAAGATAGCACGCTCGGAGGCGAAACACTTCCTAGTACTCTTCCGCGATGCGGGCTGCCAGTTCCGCGCCCTCTACAGCTACATGCCCGAGTCCGGGGACCAGGTGACCAAGCTGTACGGCACCGGACCTAGTCAAGTAGACGAAGTCATGTTCGATAAGTTCTTCAA ATACAACTCAGGGGGCAAGTGCTTCTCGCAAGTGCACACCAAGCATCTGACCGTCACCATCGACGCCTTCACAATACACAACTCGCTCTGGCAGGGCAAGCGGGTGCAGTTGCCCAGCAAAAAGGACATGGCGCTTGTGATCTAA